GCATAAAGACGTGTCTGGATTGATCGTTCACAGCGATCAAGGAAGCCAGTACACGTCTCATGCTTACCACGACATGCTGCCAAAGGTTGGCGCCCGAATCAGCATGTCCCGCCGAGGCAATTGTTATGATAATGCCTCTATGGAAAGTTTCTTCTCTCATTTGAAAGTGGAAGCTCTCTATCCCTATGATATCCGAAGTATCGAGGAAGTACAAAGGCGAATTGAGGAATTTATTCGATTTTATAACGAGGAAAGAGCACAGAAAAAACTAAACAAGCTGACTCCGGTTGAGTACCGGCGCCAGCTTGTTGCCTAGGGCTTTTTTCAATGTCTACTAAATGGGGTCTTGACCAATGAAGCAGAGGGTGCTTTTTGTTTCGGAGTATAATGATATAAGAATTATCCGTCAGTTCAATGTAATATTGTCAATCTCAGCATAGCCCGTACTGCCTTTCATCAGCCTGATGATATTATCCCCGGCAGTTAAATTCACGTTCACATTGACCGTACCGAATTGCCCCCAGCCTGATGTAGCGTGGTAAGTAACCGTAGAGAAAGGCCCGCCGTTATACGCTAAATTTTGTGTGGAGCTAGCGCCTGTACCGTTCGCATAGCGGATGGTCATGGAGTAAGTCTTTGTTGTCGGTACTTTCACATAGAAATCAACATAGCTGTCATTGTAATCAATTTGCGCTACATACTTGCCGCCTGAAGCTTGGGAACCGGATGCAATGTTTGCATGGCTGACCGCAGCATCCTCCGCTTCATATACGTTGGTTGCCTGGCCATATGGAGTCATATAAATTCTGTAGCCATCATTATTGTACAAACCTGTCATGGGAACTGTAATTTGTCCGTTCGAAATCGTATAGTCCCCTTCGAGCAAGGTATTCGTTGTATTCACAGCTGTGCTCTTATTTACGAATGGTGTCCAGTCTACCCGCACGTGGACTTTGCTTCCATTGCCACCGAAGAATGAAGGGAAATTTTTAATCGTGGCATTTACCGAGCCATCCGTGTTTCCGCCAAACAGCACGCTTGCATACTTTCTAGTTGCATCTACATTCGCAAAACCGTCCAATGCCCGCGTGTCGTTCACATTCGGCGGGGTCGTGTTCACCATATTGCCTGTCATGTCGCCATACCATTTGTAGAACCACCAACCGCCGTTTCTCTGCGTCGAGCTTGAAAGCAAGCTTCCCAATCTCCCCGGATTTGGAACGTCCCAATAGCTTTGCATAGCAGTGTCAACCTTCAGTCTCTCGAATTTAGCAATCAGCGGAGCCACAGCACCGGGCTTACCTTCATCCGTCTGCCAGCCGCTTGCGCTGTATTCATTAATGGAAATAGGTTTTGCTGTAATTCCAAGAGAGCTTTCGATCGCTCTGTAATCATTGAAGTCATTGGTAAAATTCTCGTTATTGAGTTGGTGCCAGGACGTAATGTCAGGTACGGTGTTTTGGGACTTTTGATAAGATATAAACTCCTGCATGGTGTTGTGCCGATATGCCGCATAGGATGGGCCTATTGCTTTAGCCGAAGGGTCCAGCTGTTTTAATTTTTTATAAGATTGACTAAAAAACTCGCTGAATGTCAGGTTACCGCTTACATCTGAAGAAGTGTTTCCGCTGCTGTACTTGATGCTATTGTTTAACGTGGCATTCTCCGCTTCATAGCGCACCTGACTACCGCCGATTACATCGATGTAATCGATTTCGGCATATCCTGCTGAGCCTTTCGTAAACCGGATCGTATTAGTGCCTGCATGTAAGGATACGGTTGTGTTTAATGAACCAGCGCTTCCCGCAGCAAACCAACCTCCCGTGTTCGGGTATGTGATTACCCCAGTACTTCCACCGTTCACACTCAGGTTATGGGTAGAAGAGGCTCCTGTACCATTGGCGTAGTGAATATGTAGGGTGTAGTTTTGGGCAGCAGGCACATTTACTGTAAACTCCACATAGCTGTTACTATCGTTGATGCCTCCCACATATTTCCCTTTCCAAGTTCCGTCAGGCTCATTCCAGAGTTCATACCCGTAGATATTCGTTAAACCGGCCGCTTTTACTGCATTCACAGTCGTTGTCATTTTATTAAACCAGTCCGTCAAATTCGAGTAGTCATACCAGCCTGGATACCAGTCGGCAAGACGAATGGATACTTGACTCCCCGTAGACACCAACTTTTGGGCGACCGGTACGGCTGCACCCCATGGCTGCTGATAACCGCTTACCGCAGGATTGTTATATGCCTTGGCATGCAAGGGAATGATGAGATTGTTATCCGGCTGATTTTCAATGACCCCGTATAAGGAGCCTGCCGCACCATGCGTGACAGGTCCAATGACACTTGATAAATCTACCGTCAAATTACTTGCGGCATATGCCGGTACTACCGAAGAAACACTGGATATTAGCAAAATTGAGCTTGCGAGCATCATTTTTTTCACAACATTACCTCCCGTATCATCTTATTGAGCCAAACAATTTCAATCTAACACATTAATCAAATTACAGTTTTCAAACCTCCTTTTACAGTAAACGGTTTCAAATAAAATCGGCCTTACATCTGCGCCTTCGTACAGAATGAATTTGCGTTTGCTCACTGTTCAAGACTTCAAGAGCAGCGTTCAACCGATTAATTCTATCGTAAAGGATTGTAAGCGCTTTGATAATTCTAATATTCTAAGAAAGTAGTAATATGTTAATATAAAAAATAAAACCTGCGTGATTGCGCAGGTCGAGTCGTCCTTACTTGTGTAAATTTTGAAATTCCTTAGGGTTACCCCGTCATTTCCTTAAATACCTTCGAAAAATATTTGGCGTCAGGATAGCCTACCCGCTCCCCGATTTCAAAGGATTTTAACGAGCTATTCAATAACAGCTCCTTCGCCTTCGTGATTCGGACATCTCGAATATAAGCGGTAAATGACACACCTAGCTCTTTCTGAAACAAGGAGCTCAGATATTCCGGTGTCACATGGCAGCCATTTGCGATCTCCTCCAAGGAAAGTCCGGTGTGATAACGCTCCTGGATTATTTTTATCGCTTTGGAGATGACCAAACTGTATACTTTCGCCTCTTTGCCCTTATATTGACAAACATAATCAGCCGACATGAGCAAAGCTTGACCCAGCTCCAATCGAGTTTTAGCCGACGTAATGCGATGAAAGATTTCATTCCTTTGGCTGGTCATCATCGCATCGCCATTGATGGCTTCGCCCAAGTGCAGCATGCCGGATGCGAAACGAAGACATGCTTCAATGACCTCCTCAGGATGGCTTGCCTGCTTGGTACATGCAGCAATCATAGCTTCCCCACAAGCATATACCTTCTCTTTGTCACGGCTGGATAACGCCTCTTTCATCTTAAGTTCAATGTCTGCGGGATACTGAATGTGACGAGGAGGAGATTGTTTCTGTAAATCCTCAGCAAACAGTATAGGCCGTTCAACATGCAGTATCGACCACTTGTGCAGCTCACGCAGCTGATCCGTCTCTTGCTTTACATGTCGGAGTGTTGGTAATGAAGTCCAGGAAATCACAATAGGGATCAAGAATTTCTTATTGAGGCGATTCCATAGATCAGCCAACGTGCCGCTTGTTTTCTCAATCGCTTCGGATTGCATGAGAACGACAAGCTCCTGAGAGTCGGGAAGCTCAACCAGGTAAGACTGTTCAACGTGAGCATCATTTTTCAAAAAGTACCGAATTTCTTCTTTGACCTTCCCTATCACCTCTTGGTACATCTCACCAAGATACAAATTGGATACCTGAATATCTTGATCAGGATGAAAGCTCAGAAATTCATGAATGTGCAGATCAAACAGTTCTTTATTTACATCGCCGTTCTCCAAATAACGCCGTAGCAGCTCCTCCGGTCCCATAGCTGGCATATGTGCCTCTTTACCGTTCATGAGATCGATAAGCAGTTCATTCTCCACACTCTTGAGCACGCGAATCAAATCGTCTGCCGTAATTGGCTTTAACAGATATTCACTAACCACGCCCGTTTGTAGGGCCCTCCTGGCAAAATCGAACTCCGAATATCCGCTTAGAATAATCGATTTGAACCTCAGCCCTCTTTGTTTCAGCAGCTCTAGCATCGCTATCCCATCCATGCCGGGCATTCGTATATCGGTAATGACAAGGTCCGGCTTCAGGTCCTCGATCAGAGCAGCACCTTCCACGCCATTATCACTTTCGCCCATGACCTGGTAGGCCTCGCCGCATTTTTGTATGAGCTTGATGATCCCCTTCCTCGTTCTTTCCTCGTCTTCGACTACAATGATTTTCATGAAGTATCCCCCTTGCCTCTTGATGCAGATCTCTGTTATTCGTTTGGCAGCAGCAAGCTAACCACCGTACCGACGCCTACTTGACTATGAAAGGATAGCTTAGCCTTATTTCCGTAATACAGGTTCAGCCTGTCGATCACATTCTTGACTCCGATGCCTGAGCTCTTCATACTGCGATTCTTACCTTCCAGTAGGTCCTTTACAACCTCTTCCTCCATCCCCCATCCATTATCTTCAATATGAATACAGATGTTTGATGAATCCTGAAAGAAGAAACGAATCTTGAGTAGCCCTCCGCTTTTTTTTCCTAAGAATGCATGCAGGATGGCGTTTTCGATAAAAGGCTGAAGCAGCAGCTTGTGGAGCTTGACCCGGCTCATGCCCTCCTCCATCTCGATGACGTACTCGAAAGCTCCGTTAAAGCGATTATGCTGCAAAAATAAATACTGCTCGAGCCACTCGATTTCCTCGGTCAGCAGAACCAGCTTATTGCTTTGACTGATGCTGTAGCGAAGAATATGAGCCAGACCTTTGAGCATTCGGCTGATCTCATGTTCATCCTTTTCAATCGCCATCCAATTGATGGAGTCCAGCGTGTTGTATAGGAAATGCGGGTTAATCTGTGCCTCCAACGAGCGAATTTCTGATTCCTTTTGCTTTTGAACGGCGACTCGCGTCTCCTCCAGCAATTCATTGATTGTAACCATCATTTTGTTATAGCTGGATATGATGATGGAGAATTCGTCTCTGGAATCATTCTTTATTTGAGCGTTCAGATGCCCACGCTGCGCGAGCTTCATGGCATTCACAATTTTACGGATGGATTTGGTTAGCAAGCCAGAGAAATAAATAATGAGCACCGTTGTCACGATAACCATCACAGCGCCGGTAATCACATTGATTTTCTGCATCGTATACATTTCAGAAAACAAGTCGGATTCATTCGTCACATTCACAATGGTCCAGCCGGTCTTTTCATTTTGATAATAGTTGATGATAGAGGGCTGCTTAAGGACAACTGCCTGCAGGGGCAGCATTTCCGGCAGATCAGCCGCTTGACGATCCATCAGATCGGACAAGCTCTTGCCGATATTCTGCTTATCGTGAAAAGAAAGAATCGTATGCTGCGCGTCCATGAGAAAATTGGTGCTGCTGAGCTGTTTCGAACCTCTTTCAGGAGCAGAGAAGTTAACGGCTTGAGACAATACAGCTTCGTCAATTGTTATCACGATATATCCCAAGTCCTCTAAGTTCCCATCGG
This genomic window from Paenibacillus hexagrammi contains:
- a CDS encoding CBM35 domain-containing protein — protein: MMLASSILLISSVSSVVPAYAASNLTVDLSSVIGPVTHGAAGSLYGVIENQPDNNLIIPLHAKAYNNPAVSGYQQPWGAAVPVAQKLVSTGSQVSIRLADWYPGWYDYSNLTDWFNKMTTTVNAVKAAGLTNIYGYELWNEPDGTWKGKYVGGINDSNSYVEFTVNVPAAQNYTLHIHYANGTGASSTHNLSVNGGSTGVITYPNTGGWFAAGSAGSLNTTVSLHAGTNTIRFTKGSAGYAEIDYIDVIGGSQVRYEAENATLNNSIKYSSGNTSSDVSGNLTFSEFFSQSYKKLKQLDPSAKAIGPSYAAYRHNTMQEFISYQKSQNTVPDITSWHQLNNENFTNDFNDYRAIESSLGITAKPISINEYSASGWQTDEGKPGAVAPLIAKFERLKVDTAMQSYWDVPNPGRLGSLLSSSTQRNGGWWFYKWYGDMTGNMVNTTPPNVNDTRALDGFANVDATRKYASVLFGGNTDGSVNATIKNFPSFFGGNGSKVHVRVDWTPFVNKSTAVNTTNTLLEGDYTISNGQITVPMTGLYNNDGYRIYMTPYGQATNVYEAEDAAVSHANIASGSQASGGKYVAQIDYNDSYVDFYVKVPTTKTYSMTIRYANGTGASSTQNLAYNGGPFSTVTYHATSGWGQFGTVNVNVNLTAGDNIIRLMKGSTGYAEIDNITLN
- a CDS encoding response regulator transcription factor → MKIIVVEDEERTRKGIIKLIQKCGEAYQVMGESDNGVEGAALIEDLKPDLVITDIRMPGMDGIAMLELLKQRGLRFKSIILSGYSEFDFARRALQTGVVSEYLLKPITADDLIRVLKSVENELLIDLMNGKEAHMPAMGPEELLRRYLENGDVNKELFDLHIHEFLSFHPDQDIQVSNLYLGEMYQEVIGKVKEEIRYFLKNDAHVEQSYLVELPDSQELVVLMQSEAIEKTSGTLADLWNRLNKKFLIPIVISWTSLPTLRHVKQETDQLRELHKWSILHVERPILFAEDLQKQSPPRHIQYPADIELKMKEALSSRDKEKVYACGEAMIAACTKQASHPEEVIEACLRFASGMLHLGEAINGDAMMTSQRNEIFHRITSAKTRLELGQALLMSADYVCQYKGKEAKVYSLVISKAIKIIQERYHTGLSLEEIANGCHVTPEYLSSLFQKELGVSFTAYIRDVRITKAKELLLNSSLKSFEIGERVGYPDAKYFSKVFKEMTG
- a CDS encoding cache domain-containing sensor histidine kinase, translating into MSLLNFFKSEISFKNKLIITFVLVTFLPAIIMQYITYWNSTQVMTAKINDMVHNNLIQTNKNLDTSLSAYSDILYQVFSDDAVIDSIHHMLHGSDPESLLYASRLRSLLASYTYSKEGIRSLSFFNMDGSYIAFDRVTGSSIDTLWNNMKPDSQQNLLQALKGNQQGSVITATEQVMDGSNDGQYVFHIARKMTGLSDGNLEDLGYIVITIDEAVLSQAVNFSAPERGSKQLSSTNFLMDAQHTILSFHDKQNIGKSLSDLMDRQAADLPEMLPLQAVVLKQPSIINYYQNEKTGWTIVNVTNESDLFSEMYTMQKINVITGAVMVIVTTVLIIYFSGLLTKSIRKIVNAMKLAQRGHLNAQIKNDSRDEFSIIISSYNKMMVTINELLEETRVAVQKQKESEIRSLEAQINPHFLYNTLDSINWMAIEKDEHEISRMLKGLAHILRYSISQSNKLVLLTEEIEWLEQYLFLQHNRFNGAFEYVIEMEEGMSRVKLHKLLLQPFIENAILHAFLGKKSGGLLKIRFFFQDSSNICIHIEDNGWGMEEEVVKDLLEGKNRSMKSSGIGVKNVIDRLNLYYGNKAKLSFHSQVGVGTVVSLLLPNE